A portion of the bacterium genome contains these proteins:
- the glgX gene encoding glycogen debranching protein GlgX, protein MANRRARPIREGLPYPRGATWDGQGTNFALFSANATNVEVCLFDQTGAQELERIALPEFTDEVWHGYLPDVGPGTFYGYRVHGPYEPDAGHRFNPSKLLLDPYARAHAGALRWDPAVFGYQMETTDDRTFDERDSAAFVPRSVVVDPDFDWRGEPGRTAVPWDRTIVYETHVRGFTKLHPRVPEHLRGTYAGLGVREVVDYVKSLGVTSVELLPIHTFVDDSHLLEKGLVNYWGYNSIGFFAPDPRYAADVPNSLREFKEMVARFHDAGLEVLLDVVYNHTAEGNERGPTLSFKGIDNVSYYRLLPDEPRYYINDTGTGNTLNLSHARVIQMVTDSLRYWVTEMHVDGFRFDLGTILAREPDGFDTQSGFLKACCQDPVLATVKLIAEPWDCGPGGYQVGGFPPGWAEWNDKFRDTTRDFWRGDAPASAMAPRLCASPDEFKHRGRKPWASVNFVTAHDGFTLHDLVSFNDKHNEANGEDNRDGTSDNRSWNCGIEGPTDDAEVVALRARQRRNFLATLLLGQGTPMLLAGDECARTQRGNNNAYCQDGEISWVRWQRDADEEALTDFVRRLTRLRGDTATLRRTRFVDGRFDPELGTKDVTWVNATGAEMQETDWADGNTRCFGMLLDGRAQTTGVHQRGEDATILLVLNAHHDVVLFTLPPVPGDGTWSVLVDTHEPDRPDGGRFAAGTLYEVTSRSLLLFGVAG, encoded by the coding sequence GTGGCGAACCGCAGAGCACGTCCGATCCGCGAGGGGCTGCCCTACCCGCGCGGCGCGACCTGGGACGGTCAGGGCACGAACTTCGCGCTCTTCTCCGCCAACGCCACGAACGTCGAGGTGTGCCTCTTCGACCAGACCGGCGCGCAGGAGCTCGAGCGCATCGCGCTGCCGGAGTTCACCGACGAGGTCTGGCATGGCTACCTGCCCGATGTCGGCCCCGGCACCTTCTACGGCTACCGCGTCCACGGCCCGTACGAGCCCGACGCCGGGCACCGGTTCAACCCGAGCAAGCTGCTCCTCGATCCGTACGCTCGCGCCCACGCCGGCGCGCTGCGCTGGGACCCGGCGGTCTTCGGCTACCAGATGGAGACCACCGACGACCGCACCTTCGACGAGCGTGACAGCGCCGCGTTCGTGCCCCGCTCCGTCGTCGTCGACCCCGACTTCGATTGGAGGGGCGAGCCCGGACGTACGGCGGTCCCCTGGGACCGCACCATCGTCTACGAGACGCACGTCCGCGGCTTCACGAAGCTCCACCCGCGCGTCCCCGAGCACCTGCGCGGCACCTATGCCGGGCTCGGCGTGCGCGAGGTCGTCGACTACGTGAAGAGCCTCGGCGTGACCTCGGTCGAGCTGCTGCCGATCCACACCTTCGTCGACGACAGCCATCTGCTCGAGAAGGGTCTCGTCAACTACTGGGGCTACAACTCCATCGGCTTCTTCGCGCCCGATCCGCGCTACGCCGCCGACGTCCCGAACAGCCTGCGCGAGTTCAAGGAGATGGTGGCCCGCTTCCACGACGCCGGCCTCGAGGTGCTCCTCGACGTGGTCTACAACCACACCGCCGAGGGCAACGAGCGCGGGCCGACGCTGTCGTTCAAGGGCATCGACAACGTCAGCTACTATCGCCTGCTGCCCGACGAGCCGCGCTACTACATCAACGACACCGGCACCGGGAACACGCTCAACCTGAGCCACGCCCGCGTCATCCAGATGGTCACCGACAGCCTGCGTTACTGGGTGACCGAGATGCACGTCGACGGCTTCCGCTTCGACCTCGGCACGATCCTCGCGCGCGAGCCCGACGGCTTCGACACCCAGAGCGGCTTCCTGAAGGCCTGCTGCCAGGACCCCGTGCTCGCGACCGTCAAGCTGATCGCCGAGCCCTGGGACTGCGGTCCCGGCGGCTACCAGGTCGGCGGCTTTCCGCCGGGTTGGGCCGAGTGGAACGACAAGTTCCGCGACACGACGCGCGACTTCTGGCGCGGTGACGCGCCGGCGAGCGCGATGGCGCCGCGGCTGTGCGCGTCGCCCGACGAGTTCAAGCATCGCGGCCGCAAGCCCTGGGCGAGCGTCAACTTCGTCACCGCCCACGACGGCTTCACGCTGCACGACCTCGTCTCCTTCAACGACAAGCACAACGAGGCCAACGGCGAGGACAACCGCGACGGCACGTCCGACAACCGCTCCTGGAATTGCGGCATCGAGGGTCCCACCGACGATGCGGAGGTCGTGGCGCTGCGGGCGCGCCAGCGTCGCAACTTCCTCGCGACGCTGCTCCTCGGCCAGGGCACGCCCATGCTGCTCGCCGGCGACGAGTGCGCCCGCACCCAGCGCGGCAACAACAACGCCTACTGTCAGGACGGTGAGATCAGCTGGGTGCGCTGGCAGCGCGACGCGGACGAGGAGGCGCTGACCGATTTCGTCCGCCGTCTCACCCGCCTGCGGGGCGACACCGCGACCCTGCGCCGCACCCGCTTCGTCGACGGCCGGTTCGACCCCGAGCTCGGGACCAAGGACGTCACCTGGGTGAACGCCACCGGCGCCGAGATGCAGGAGACCGACTGGGCCGACGGCAACACGCGCTGCTTCGGCATGCTCCTCGACGGCCGCGCGCAGACCACCGGCGTCCACCAGCGGGGCGAGGACGCGACCATCCTCCTCGTCCTCAACGCGCATCACGACGTCGTCCTCTTCACCCTGCCGCCGGTTCCGGGCGACGGGACGTGGAGCGTGCTCGTGGATACGCACGAGCCCGACCGCCCCGACGGCGGGCGCTTCGCCGCGGGCACGCTCTACGAGGTGACGAGCCGCTCGCTCCTCCTCTTCGGCGTGGCGGGATGA
- a CDS encoding class II fructose-bisphosphate aldolase family protein, with the protein MLVNPREYLIRARREGWALGGFNVYDLESTRGVIAAADALSAPVLVQTSEGAVKHAGLETMVAIVSKLASGTQAPIALHLDHGRSVELARAAIDAGYPSVMIDASRETFEENERETRDIVSYARTRGVHVEAELGTLAGIEDLGEQSGRSMLTDPDQAVRFATETQVDALAVAIGTSHGAYKFKGTPYLDFERLREIAARVPQPLVLHGASTLPAEGVALAERYGATLPHAQGIPPDLIAEAVALGVAKVNTDSDLRLAALGRLRQVLSERPDLFNLYELMGEMERAIRAATMERIMLLGSAGKAEDAASAGQASAS; encoded by the coding sequence ATGCTGGTGAATCCGCGAGAGTATCTGATCCGCGCCCGCCGCGAAGGCTGGGCGCTCGGCGGCTTCAACGTCTACGATCTCGAATCGACGCGCGGGGTGATCGCCGCCGCCGACGCGCTCTCGGCGCCGGTCCTGGTGCAGACGTCCGAGGGCGCCGTGAAGCACGCCGGGCTCGAGACCATGGTCGCCATCGTCTCGAAGCTGGCGAGCGGCACGCAGGCGCCGATCGCGCTGCACCTCGACCACGGCAGGAGCGTCGAGCTGGCGCGCGCCGCGATCGACGCGGGCTACCCGTCGGTGATGATCGACGCGTCGCGCGAGACGTTCGAGGAGAACGAGCGCGAGACCCGCGACATCGTGAGCTACGCACGCACGCGCGGCGTCCACGTCGAGGCGGAGCTCGGGACGCTGGCCGGCATCGAGGATCTCGGCGAGCAGAGCGGCCGCTCCATGCTGACCGACCCCGATCAGGCCGTGCGCTTCGCGACCGAGACCCAGGTCGACGCGCTCGCCGTGGCCATCGGTACGTCGCACGGCGCCTACAAGTTCAAGGGCACGCCGTACCTCGACTTCGAGCGCTTGCGCGAGATCGCCGCCCGCGTCCCCCAGCCGCTCGTGCTGCACGGCGCCTCGACGCTGCCGGCCGAGGGCGTCGCCCTCGCCGAGCGCTACGGTGCGACGCTGCCCCACGCCCAGGGCATTCCGCCCGATCTCATCGCCGAGGCCGTGGCGCTCGGCGTCGCCAAGGTGAACACCGACTCCGACCTCCGCCTCGCCGCCCTCGGCCGGCTGCGCCAGGTCCTGAGCGAGCGGCCCGACCTCTTCAACCTCTACGAGCTCATGGGCGAGATGGAGCGTGCCATCCGCGCCGCGACCATGGAGCGCATCATGCTCCTCGGCAGCGCGGGCAAGGCCGAGGACGCCGCGAGCGCCGGTCAGGCGTCCGCGTCGTAG
- the tilS gene encoding tRNA lysidine(34) synthetase TilS, producing the protein MRSSPFLRALEAGLAPVAPGEHLVLAVSGGPDSTAMLAGVAALAGARGWTVTAVHVDHGLRGAESADEGARVAALAARLGAACVRRTLAMTPGPGLEARARRRRYAALLGVVSELGATRLCTAHTRDDQAETVLLRLLRGAGRRGLGGMRPRRGKLLRPLLGASRADVRRYLAERGLDAAVDRTNADLRHTRNRVRRLALPFLAAEFDARLPERLAALAMRLRDEDDLLAALAAERLRALADATGLSVAAAAEPPALARRVVRAWLEQGRRADVDARHVERVLDLAAGRERGTIAIPGASRVVREGDRLLRRVGRAAPPAVPFALRVMPGETIEAPDGEWRMALSAVRARAEDEWRPPPGPQALFDAARLPTGLVVRPPRPGDRVRIAGVGTRKLSDVLIDRKVPREARGHLPVLVGDGTVLWVPGVVRAATALLESDTRWVVAATWVTKG; encoded by the coding sequence ATGCGGTCGTCGCCGTTCCTGCGTGCGCTCGAAGCCGGGCTCGCGCCCGTCGCGCCGGGCGAGCATCTCGTCCTCGCGGTATCGGGGGGCCCCGATTCGACGGCGATGCTGGCGGGCGTCGCCGCGCTCGCGGGGGCGCGGGGCTGGACGGTCACGGCGGTGCACGTCGACCACGGCCTCCGCGGCGCCGAGAGCGCCGACGAGGGGGCGCGCGTCGCCGCGCTCGCGGCACGGCTGGGCGCCGCCTGCGTGCGCCGCACGCTGGCGATGACGCCGGGCCCCGGCCTCGAGGCGCGGGCCCGGCGCCGGCGTTACGCGGCGCTGCTCGGCGTCGTGTCCGAGCTCGGCGCGACGCGCCTCTGCACGGCGCACACGCGCGACGATCAGGCCGAGACCGTGCTGCTGCGCCTGCTACGCGGGGCAGGGCGCCGCGGCCTCGGCGGCATGCGCCCGCGCCGCGGCAAGCTCCTGCGTCCGCTGCTCGGTGCCAGCCGTGCCGACGTCCGGCGCTATCTCGCCGAGCGCGGCCTCGACGCCGCCGTGGACCGCACCAACGCCGACCTGCGCCACACCCGCAACCGGGTACGGCGCCTGGCGCTGCCGTTCCTGGCGGCAGAGTTCGACGCGCGGCTTCCGGAGCGTCTCGCGGCGCTCGCGATGCGCCTGCGCGACGAGGACGACCTGCTGGCCGCGCTGGCGGCCGAACGCCTGCGGGCGCTCGCCGACGCGACGGGCCTCTCCGTCGCAGCCGCGGCCGAGCCGCCGGCGCTGGCCCGCCGCGTGGTGCGTGCCTGGCTCGAGCAGGGCCGGCGCGCCGACGTCGATGCCCGTCACGTCGAGCGGGTCCTCGACCTGGCCGCCGGCCGGGAACGCGGCACGATCGCGATCCCCGGGGCGTCGCGGGTGGTCCGCGAGGGCGATCGGCTCCTCCGCCGGGTCGGGCGCGCGGCCCCGCCGGCGGTGCCGTTCGCACTGCGCGTGATGCCGGGCGAGACCATCGAGGCGCCGGACGGGGAATGGCGGATGGCGCTGTCGGCGGTGCGGGCGCGGGCCGAGGACGAGTGGCGTCCACCACCGGGTCCGCAGGCGCTCTTCGACGCCGCCCGCCTGCCGACCGGACTCGTGGTCCGGCCGCCGCGGCCCGGCGATCGCGTCCGCATCGCCGGCGTGGGTACCCGCAAGCTGAGCGACGTCCTGATCGACCGCAAGGTACCCCGCGAGGCGCGTGGCCACCTCCCGGTGCTGGTCGGTGACGGCACCGTCCTGTGGGTCCCCGGGGTCGTGCGCGCCGCGACCGCGCTCCTCGAGAGCGACACGAGGTGGGTCGTCGCGGCGACCTGGGTCACGAAAGGCTGA
- the ftsH gene encoding ATP-dependent zinc metalloprotease FtsH, giving the protein MTPVSRNLGLWLLLLLMGLLLWSIVTKQAPREPEISFSRFMQAVEEGRVQEVVIQGQNIKGRYRAERGEGGEGFKTFTPQDPNLVSTLREKGVEIEARPEDSEPWYVVALVQWAPMLLLIGVWIFFMRQMQVGGGKAMSFGKSRAKLLSENQHKVTFADVAGIDEAKAELEEIIAFLKDPKKFTKLGGRIPKGVLLVGPPGTGKTLLARGVAGEAGVPFFSISGSDFVEMFVGVGASRVRDLFVQGKKNAPCIIFIDEIDAVGRHRGAGLGGGHDEREQTLNQLLVEMDGFETNEGVILVAATNRPDVLDPALLRPGRFDRRVVVARPDVKGREGILRVHIKRVPTAEDVDVELLARQTPGFAGADLENLVNEAALLAARQDKDRVAMRDFELAKDKVLMGTERRSMIISYEERKNTAYHESGHALVAKLLPNADPVHKVTIIPRGMALGLTQQVPMDDRHTYDRGFLQDNLAILFGGRVAEELVLGHQTTGAGNDIERATEMARKMVCEWGMSEKLGPMTFGKKEEEIFLGRDFTQRVDYSESTAVQIDGEVRRILMEAYERAKLLLRRNLNVLHKMAEALLERESLDGPEIDEIIRASAAEQGAVAASA; this is encoded by the coding sequence TTGACCCCGGTCTCCCGTAATCTCGGACTCTGGCTGCTCCTTCTCCTCATGGGCCTGCTGCTGTGGTCGATCGTGACCAAGCAGGCGCCGCGCGAACCCGAAATCAGCTTCTCCCGCTTCATGCAGGCGGTCGAGGAGGGACGGGTTCAAGAGGTGGTGATCCAGGGCCAGAACATCAAGGGCCGCTACCGGGCCGAGCGCGGGGAGGGCGGCGAGGGCTTCAAGACCTTCACCCCGCAGGACCCGAACCTGGTGTCGACGCTGCGCGAGAAGGGCGTCGAGATCGAGGCCCGACCGGAGGACTCGGAGCCCTGGTACGTCGTCGCCCTGGTGCAGTGGGCCCCGATGCTGCTCCTGATCGGCGTCTGGATCTTCTTCATGCGCCAGATGCAGGTGGGCGGCGGCAAGGCGATGTCGTTCGGGAAGAGCCGCGCCAAGCTGCTCTCCGAGAACCAGCACAAGGTCACCTTCGCCGACGTCGCCGGCATCGACGAGGCCAAGGCCGAGCTCGAAGAGATCATCGCCTTTCTGAAGGACCCGAAGAAGTTCACGAAGCTCGGCGGCCGCATCCCGAAGGGCGTGCTGCTGGTCGGCCCCCCCGGCACGGGCAAGACGCTGCTCGCGCGCGGCGTCGCCGGCGAGGCGGGCGTGCCCTTCTTCTCGATCTCGGGCTCCGACTTCGTCGAGATGTTCGTCGGCGTCGGCGCCTCGCGCGTCCGCGACCTCTTCGTACAGGGCAAGAAGAACGCCCCCTGCATCATCTTCATCGACGAGATCGACGCCGTCGGCCGGCACCGCGGGGCGGGGCTCGGCGGCGGACACGACGAGCGCGAGCAGACCCTGAACCAGCTCCTCGTCGAGATGGACGGCTTCGAGACCAACGAGGGCGTCATCCTCGTCGCCGCGACCAACCGTCCCGACGTGCTCGATCCGGCGCTGCTGCGGCCCGGCCGCTTCGACCGCCGCGTGGTCGTCGCGCGCCCCGACGTGAAGGGCCGCGAGGGCATCCTGCGCGTGCACATCAAGCGCGTGCCCACCGCGGAAGACGTCGACGTCGAGCTGCTCGCGCGTCAGACGCCCGGCTTCGCCGGCGCCGACCTCGAGAACCTCGTCAACGAGGCGGCGCTGCTCGCCGCGCGCCAGGACAAGGACCGCGTCGCCATGCGCGACTTCGAGCTGGCGAAGGACAAGGTCCTCATGGGCACCGAGCGGCGCTCGATGATCATCAGCTACGAGGAGCGCAAGAACACGGCGTACCACGAGTCCGGCCACGCGCTGGTCGCCAAGCTGCTGCCCAACGCCGACCCGGTCCACAAGGTGACCATCATCCCGCGCGGCATGGCCCTCGGCCTGACGCAGCAGGTCCCGATGGACGATCGCCACACCTACGACCGCGGCTTCCTGCAGGACAACCTCGCCATCCTCTTCGGCGGGCGCGTCGCCGAGGAGCTGGTGCTCGGCCACCAGACCACCGGCGCGGGCAACGACATCGAGCGGGCCACCGAGATGGCGCGCAAGATGGTCTGCGAGTGGGGCATGAGCGAGAAGCTCGGCCCGATGACGTTCGGCAAGAAGGAAGAGGAGATCTTCCTCGGCCGCGACTTCACGCAGCGGGTCGACTACTCCGAGAGCACGGCGGTGCAGATCGACGGCGAGGTGCGCCGCATCCTCATGGAGGCGTACGAGCGCGCCAAGCTGCTCCTGCGCCGCAATCTGAACGTCCTGCACAAGATGGCGGAGGCTCTCTTGGAGCGCGAGTCGCTCGACGGGCCGGAGATCGACGAGATCATCCGCGCCAGCGCGGCCGAGCAGGGCGCCGTCGCGGCGTCGGCCTAG
- a CDS encoding crotonase/enoyl-CoA hydratase family protein, whose protein sequence is MQTLRTETRNGVFHIVLSRAAEYNTITPTLRDELAAAVDAGDAERDARVILLRAEGPAFCAGYGLDWSTVAQAAETEGATAGRERAWDSVADYRMMKRFVDTYMKLWYAQKPTIAATQGWCIGGGTDMVLCADLIVAGAGARFGYPPSRVWGTPTTAMWVYRMGLERAKRYLLTGDEIPARRAVELGLVLEAVPDDRLEAHATALAERMARVPLNQLVMLKLLCNQSVEHMGFANSRLLGTLFDGIARHTQEGLDFVSRAQGVGFRQAVRERDDPFGDYGSRKR, encoded by the coding sequence ATGCAGACGCTGCGCACCGAGACCCGCAACGGCGTGTTCCACATCGTTCTCAGCCGCGCCGCCGAGTACAACACGATCACGCCGACGCTGCGCGACGAGCTCGCCGCGGCGGTCGATGCGGGCGACGCCGAGCGCGACGCGCGCGTCATCCTGCTGCGTGCCGAGGGGCCGGCGTTCTGCGCGGGCTACGGGCTCGACTGGTCGACCGTCGCGCAGGCCGCCGAGACCGAGGGCGCGACCGCGGGCCGCGAGCGCGCGTGGGACTCGGTGGCCGACTACCGGATGATGAAGCGCTTCGTCGATACCTACATGAAGCTCTGGTACGCGCAGAAGCCGACGATCGCGGCGACGCAGGGCTGGTGCATCGGCGGCGGCACCGACATGGTCTTGTGCGCCGACCTCATCGTCGCCGGCGCAGGCGCCCGCTTCGGCTACCCGCCGTCGCGGGTATGGGGCACGCCGACGACCGCCATGTGGGTCTACCGCATGGGCCTCGAGCGCGCGAAGCGCTACCTCCTCACCGGCGACGAGATCCCCGCGCGCCGCGCGGTCGAGCTGGGCCTCGTCCTCGAGGCCGTGCCCGATGACCGCCTGGAGGCGCACGCGACCGCGCTCGCCGAGCGCATGGCCCGCGTGCCCCTGAACCAGCTCGTCATGCTGAAGCTCCTCTGCAACCAGAGCGTCGAGCACATGGGCTTCGCGAACAGCCGTCTGCTCGGCACGCTGTTCGACGGCATCGCGCGCCACACGCAGGAAGGGCTCGACTTCGTGTCGCGCGCGCAGGGGGTGGGCTTCCGCCAGGCGGTGCGCGAGCGCGACGATCCCTTCGGCGACTACGGCAGCCGCAAGCGCTGA
- a CDS encoding S8 family serine peptidase, giving the protein MPGLLVAALALAGALTTPAAAQVPGATATVLPPVTPAARDHGPARKLDRRLRRLAEAPASSTARQTETVAVTVRLGDPTGLDRLAGLGLVVERRAGRVVEGRIALEALPALAADAAVRTVRPTERGVLRAGAVVTQGDAASGADLVRAQRGFTGSGVTVGVISDGVDSAAAAAARGELPPVVVPADARCANGSGDEGTALLEIVHDVAPGASLLFSGGLSSPLGFADSVRCLTAAGAQVIVDDIAFFSEPFFEDGPVAQAVREAVGGGVSFHSAAGNQAGTHWEGPFRASPGTGFHDFRGGPVDNVAEVLVAPQGSVGCALQWDDPFGASGNDYDLFLLREPFANFDAVDTSENVQSGDGDPFELVSARNNTSGTLRLGLAIRRRSGAAARTLELVCFRNVSGFEFPVPAGSIVGHPAVPEVVAVGAIDVADPGLDTVEGFSSQGPSRIVFPAPAMRTKPDLVAFDGVATSVPGFAPFYGTSAAAPHTAAVAALMLQKNPFLRPAEIASALTTSAIDIGAPGVDTVSGAGRLDALGAVDATPAPECFTDADPDCVDGDPCTQDRCERGRCVHPPVPCDDGDPCNGIETCEPTTGACLAGTPQPDGTPCPDGDVCDGDEVCAGSVCRPGVALECRDPDPCSIDACDPAGGCFFPPQQGFDAVLCLLGQGLPDCDGEALPRLVERRFARANVLVERATQAKKVRKQRLRLRRAARQLERAAARVRRVVRRGRLSESCGAAVQARLGEGAGRARGIAASL; this is encoded by the coding sequence ATGCCGGGGCTCCTGGTGGCCGCGCTCGCGCTGGCGGGCGCCCTGACGACGCCCGCGGCCGCGCAGGTCCCGGGCGCCACCGCGACGGTGCTGCCGCCCGTCACACCGGCGGCCCGCGACCACGGCCCGGCGCGCAAGCTCGACCGGCGGCTGCGCCGGCTCGCCGAGGCGCCGGCCAGCAGCACGGCGCGGCAGACCGAGACCGTGGCGGTCACGGTGCGGCTCGGCGATCCCACGGGCCTCGATCGGCTCGCCGGGCTCGGGCTCGTCGTCGAGCGTCGCGCCGGCCGCGTCGTCGAGGGCCGCATCGCCCTGGAGGCGCTGCCGGCGCTCGCTGCGGACGCCGCCGTGCGCACGGTGCGGCCGACCGAGCGCGGCGTCCTCCGCGCCGGGGCCGTGGTCACCCAGGGCGATGCGGCGAGCGGCGCCGACCTCGTGCGCGCGCAGCGCGGGTTCACCGGCAGCGGCGTCACCGTCGGCGTGATCTCGGACGGCGTCGACTCCGCCGCGGCCGCGGCGGCGCGCGGCGAGCTGCCGCCGGTCGTCGTGCCCGCCGACGCGCGCTGCGCCAACGGCAGCGGCGACGAGGGTACGGCGCTGCTCGAGATCGTCCACGACGTCGCCCCGGGAGCGAGCCTGCTGTTCTCCGGCGGACTGTCGAGCCCGCTCGGCTTCGCCGACTCGGTGCGCTGCCTCACGGCGGCCGGGGCGCAGGTGATCGTCGACGACATCGCCTTCTTCTCCGAGCCGTTCTTCGAGGACGGTCCGGTCGCGCAGGCGGTGCGCGAGGCGGTGGGCGGCGGCGTCTCCTTCCACAGTGCGGCCGGCAACCAGGCGGGGACGCACTGGGAGGGACCGTTCCGCGCCTCGCCGGGCACGGGCTTCCACGACTTTCGCGGTGGCCCCGTCGACAACGTCGCCGAGGTGCTCGTGGCGCCGCAGGGCAGCGTCGGCTGCGCGCTCCAGTGGGACGATCCCTTCGGCGCCTCGGGCAACGACTACGATCTCTTCCTCCTGCGCGAGCCGTTCGCCAACTTCGACGCCGTCGACACCAGCGAGAACGTCCAGAGCGGCGACGGCGACCCGTTCGAGCTGGTGTCGGCGCGCAACAACACGTCGGGGACGCTGCGGCTCGGGCTGGCGATCCGGCGGCGCAGCGGCGCCGCGGCGCGCACGCTCGAGCTGGTCTGCTTCCGCAACGTCTCGGGCTTCGAGTTCCCCGTCCCGGCGGGCAGCATCGTCGGGCACCCGGCGGTGCCGGAGGTGGTCGCGGTGGGCGCGATCGACGTCGCCGATCCCGGCCTCGACACGGTCGAGGGCTTCAGCTCGCAGGGCCCGTCGCGCATCGTCTTCCCGGCCCCGGCGATGCGCACGAAGCCGGACCTCGTGGCCTTCGACGGCGTCGCCACCTCGGTTCCCGGCTTCGCCCCGTTCTACGGCACCTCGGCGGCGGCGCCGCACACGGCCGCCGTCGCGGCGCTCATGCTCCAGAAGAACCCGTTCCTGCGCCCGGCGGAGATCGCGAGCGCGCTCACGACCTCCGCCATCGACATCGGCGCGCCGGGCGTCGACACGGTCTCGGGCGCCGGACGCCTCGACGCGCTCGGCGCCGTCGACGCCACGCCGGCGCCCGAGTGCTTCACCGACGCCGACCCCGACTGCGTCGACGGCGACCCCTGCACGCAGGATCGCTGCGAGCGCGGGCGCTGCGTCCACCCGCCCGTCCCGTGCGACGACGGCGACCCGTGCAACGGCATCGAGACCTGCGAGCCCACGACGGGCGCGTGCCTCGCGGGCACGCCGCAGCCGGACGGCACGCCCTGTCCCGACGGCGACGTCTGCGACGGCGACGAGGTGTGCGCCGGCAGCGTCTGCCGCCCCGGCGTCGCGCTCGAGTGTCGCGACCCCGACCCGTGCAGCATCGACGCCTGCGACCCGGCAGGGGGGTGCTTCTTCCCGCCGCAGCAGGGCTTCGACGCCGTCCTCTGCCTCCTCGGCCAGGGCCTCCCGGACTGCGACGGCGAGGCGCTGCCGCGGCTCGTCGAGCGCCGCTTCGCGCGCGCGAACGTGCTCGTCGAGCGGGCGACGCAGGCGAAGAAGGTCCGCAAGCAGCGGCTCCGCCTGCGGCGGGCCGCGCGGCAGCTCGAGCGCGCGGCGGCGCGCGTGCGGCGGGTCGTGCGACGCGGGCGGCTCTCGGAGAGCTGCGGCGCCGCGGTGCAGGCACGGCTCGGCGAGGGCGCGGGCCGCGCGCGCGGGATCGCGGCGTCGCTCTAG